A single region of the Polymorphum gilvum SL003B-26A1 genome encodes:
- a CDS encoding CoA-binding protein, translated as MNHDAYSDDYIRTILDEVKTVAMVGASANAVRPSYFVLKYLLSKGYEVWPINPGHAGGEILGQRVYASLKDLPGTPDMVDIFRNSAAAGLVVDEILAEPMRPKAIWMQLTVRNDAAARKAEAAGIKVVMDRCPKIEYGRLSGEIGWAGVNSRTLSARRPTLKAGFQHRGLGGDRKIDPMD; from the coding sequence GTGAATCACGACGCCTATTCCGACGACTACATCCGCACCATCCTCGACGAGGTGAAGACCGTCGCCATGGTCGGCGCCAGCGCCAACGCCGTGCGGCCGTCCTATTTCGTGCTGAAATACCTGCTGTCGAAGGGCTACGAGGTATGGCCGATCAACCCCGGCCATGCCGGCGGCGAGATCCTCGGCCAGCGGGTCTACGCCTCGCTCAAAGACCTGCCGGGCACGCCCGACATGGTCGACATCTTCCGCAATTCCGCCGCCGCCGGCCTGGTGGTCGACGAGATCCTGGCCGAGCCGATGCGGCCGAAGGCGATCTGGATGCAGCTCACCGTGCGCAACGACGCGGCCGCACGCAAGGCCGAGGCGGCCGGTATCAAGGTGGTCATGGACCGCTGCCCGAAGATCGAATACGGCCGGCTGTCCGGCGAGATCGGCTGGGCGGGGGTGAATTCGCGCACCCTGTCGGCCCGGCGCCCGACGCTGAAGGCCGGCTTCCAGCACCGCGGACTCGGCGGCGACCGGAAAATCGATCCCATGGACTAG
- a CDS encoding O-acetylhomoserine aminocarboxypropyltransferase: MSEGNPGFATLAIHAGAQPDPSTGARVTPIYQTTSFVFDDVDHAASLFGLQAFGNIYTRITNPTTAVLEERVAALEGGTAALAVASGHSAQLLAFHTLMTPGDTIVASRKLYGGSINQLNHSFKSFGWNVKWADPADLSSFEAAIDGTTRAIFIESLANPGGIVTDIGGIAAIAKKHGIPLIVDNTLATPYLCRPIEHGADIVLHSLTKFMGGHGNSMGGVIVDGGSFDWSASGRYPLLSTPRPEYQGIVLHETFGNFAFAIACRVLGLRDLGPAISPFNSFMILTGIETLPLRMQRHSDNALKVALHLSGHPKVSWVSYAALPSDPCHALQQKYCPKGAGAVFTFGVEGGYEAGVALVSNVQLFSHLANIGDTRSLIIHPASTTHRQLSDEQKTAAGAGPDVVRLSIGLEDPEDLIADLDQALESLPA, translated from the coding sequence ATGAGCGAAGGCAATCCGGGTTTTGCGACCCTGGCGATCCACGCGGGCGCGCAGCCCGATCCCTCGACCGGCGCGCGCGTGACACCGATCTACCAGACGACGTCGTTCGTCTTCGACGATGTCGATCACGCCGCCTCGCTGTTCGGGCTGCAGGCCTTCGGCAACATCTACACCCGCATCACCAATCCGACGACGGCGGTGCTGGAGGAGCGCGTCGCCGCGCTGGAAGGCGGCACGGCGGCGCTCGCGGTCGCCTCGGGCCATTCGGCGCAGCTGCTCGCCTTCCACACGCTGATGACGCCGGGCGACACCATCGTCGCCTCCAGGAAGCTCTACGGCGGCTCGATCAACCAGCTCAACCACTCGTTCAAGAGCTTCGGCTGGAACGTCAAGTGGGCCGATCCGGCCGACCTGTCCAGCTTCGAGGCGGCGATCGACGGCACCACACGGGCGATCTTCATCGAGAGCCTGGCCAACCCGGGCGGCATCGTCACCGACATCGGCGGCATCGCGGCGATCGCCAAGAAGCACGGCATCCCGCTCATCGTCGACAACACGCTGGCCACGCCCTACCTGTGCCGGCCGATCGAGCACGGCGCCGACATCGTGCTGCATTCGCTGACCAAGTTCATGGGCGGCCATGGCAATTCCATGGGCGGCGTCATCGTCGACGGCGGCAGCTTCGACTGGTCGGCGAGCGGCCGCTACCCGCTGCTGTCAACGCCGCGCCCCGAGTACCAGGGCATCGTCCTGCACGAGACCTTCGGCAACTTCGCCTTCGCCATCGCCTGCCGGGTGCTCGGCCTGCGCGACCTCGGGCCGGCGATCTCGCCGTTCAATTCCTTCATGATCCTGACCGGCATCGAGACGCTGCCGCTGCGCATGCAGCGCCACAGCGACAACGCGCTCAAGGTGGCGCTGCACCTGTCGGGCCATCCGAAGGTGAGTTGGGTGTCCTATGCGGCGCTGCCGTCCGACCCCTGCCACGCGCTGCAGCAGAAATACTGCCCCAAGGGCGCCGGCGCGGTGTTCACCTTCGGCGTCGAGGGCGGCTACGAGGCAGGCGTCGCGCTGGTCTCCAACGTGCAGCTGTTCTCGCACCTGGCCAACATCGGCGACACCCGCAGCCTGATCATCCATCCCGCCTCGACCACCCACCGCCAGCTGAGCGACGAGCAGAAGACGGCGGCCGGCGCGGGCCCGGACGTGGTGCGGCTGTCGATCGGCCTGGAGGATCCGGAGGACCTGATCGCGGATCTCGACCAGGCGCTCGAAAGCCTGCCAGCCTGA
- a CDS encoding DUF2842 domain-containing protein, with the protein MRPSLRKFVGMVVLVTFVVVYALVAMVIGDMTLQQASTWVRLAYFAVAGLLWVIPAGAIIWWMERPRRPGS; encoded by the coding sequence ATGAGACCGTCGCTGCGCAAGTTCGTCGGAATGGTCGTGCTGGTCACCTTCGTCGTGGTCTATGCGCTGGTGGCGATGGTGATCGGAGACATGACCCTTCAACAGGCATCGACCTGGGTGCGTCTGGCCTATTTCGCCGTCGCCGGACTGCTGTGGGTGATCCCGGCCGGGGCGATCATCTGGTGGATGGAAAGGCCCCGCAGGCCAGGCTCCTGA
- a CDS encoding COX15/CtaA family protein, with protein MPIPSTAVPPAAVTVPPADRALARNRALIRWWLYGICLLILAMVVVGGATRLTESGLSITEWKPIHGMIPPLNEAEWQEEFDKYRQIPQYQLINKGMSMDEFKFIFWWEWAHRQLGRFIGIAYFVPLALFWLQGRVEPWLKPRLVLGLFLGGLQGAVGWWMVASGLVERTDVSQYRLAVHLTLACVIFAYLFWLARRLVPARRTAPDADRASTPFAKAVLALVLVQIFLGGLVAGLNAGLTFNTWPLMDGQIVPAGLLAMEPAWKNFFENVMTVQFQHRVAAYVLVAAVLVFAWSVLTRSAHAPLRGAAMALGGLVLAQLVLGILTLLAQVPLDLALLHQATAVLVLGAAVEVLVVLKGPVPGGAAAAG; from the coding sequence ATGCCTATCCCGTCCACCGCCGTCCCGCCCGCCGCCGTGACCGTCCCGCCCGCCGACCGGGCGCTGGCCCGCAACCGGGCGCTGATCCGCTGGTGGCTCTATGGCATCTGCCTGTTGATCCTGGCCATGGTGGTCGTCGGCGGCGCCACGCGGCTGACGGAATCGGGCCTGTCGATCACCGAGTGGAAGCCGATCCACGGCATGATCCCGCCGCTCAACGAGGCGGAGTGGCAGGAGGAGTTCGACAAGTACCGCCAGATCCCGCAGTACCAGCTCATCAACAAGGGCATGAGCATGGACGAGTTCAAGTTCATCTTCTGGTGGGAATGGGCGCATCGCCAGCTCGGCCGTTTCATCGGCATCGCCTATTTCGTGCCGCTCGCCCTGTTCTGGCTGCAGGGGCGGGTCGAGCCCTGGCTCAAGCCGCGGCTCGTGCTCGGCCTCTTCCTCGGCGGCCTGCAGGGGGCGGTCGGCTGGTGGATGGTCGCATCGGGCCTGGTCGAGCGCACCGACGTCAGCCAGTACCGGCTCGCCGTGCACCTGACGCTCGCCTGCGTGATCTTCGCCTATCTGTTCTGGCTGGCCCGGCGCCTGGTGCCGGCGCGCAGGACGGCCCCGGATGCCGACCGCGCCAGCACGCCCTTCGCGAAGGCCGTGCTGGCGCTGGTGCTGGTGCAGATCTTCCTCGGCGGCCTGGTCGCCGGGCTCAACGCCGGGCTGACCTTCAACACTTGGCCGCTGATGGACGGACAGATCGTGCCGGCCGGCCTGCTGGCCATGGAGCCGGCGTGGAAGAACTTTTTCGAGAACGTCATGACGGTGCAGTTCCAGCACCGGGTGGCGGCCTATGTCCTGGTCGCGGCGGTGCTCGTCTTTGCCTGGAGCGTGCTGACCCGCTCGGCCCACGCCCCGCTGCGCGGAGCCGCCATGGCGCTCGGCGGGCTCGTCCTCGCCCAGCTCGTGCTCGGCATCCTGACCCTGCTGGCGCAGGTGCCGCTCGATCTCGCCCTGCTGCACCAGGCGACCGCCGTTCTGGTGCTCGGCGCTGCCGTCGAGGTACTGGTCGTGCTCAAGGGGCCGGTGCCCGGCGGCGCTGCCGCCGCCGGGTAG